A window of Bacteroidales bacterium genomic DNA:
ACAGCAGCTAAAAAAGAATATCTTTTCATATGTTACATATTTAGTTTTTACGGTCATTTGGAATAAAAAGTATTCCGTCTGTGATTAAATATCCTACAATAATAATCATTTTTATGTGAAAGAACGGATCAATCAGCGAAATATTTTCATTCTTTAAAATTTCCGGCTGGTGTTATTCCTCTTATGGCTTCACCTAAAAAATCCACAATATCACTAGCTATCATTGACCAATCACCGTTTTCCCGGGCAGCCATATCGCCTGCAGTACCATGTATCCAGACACCTGCACATGCAGCACGGACCGGAGTCCCTCCCTGCGCCAGTAGGGAAACTATGATTCCTGTCAGCACATCACCACTTCCACCTGTAGCCATGCCCGGATTACCTGTTGTATTGAAAAAACAATGACCTTCCGGAGTTGTAATGGTTGTATAAGCCCCTTTCAATACTACAATGATCTGATATTTCCGGGCCATCTCCAATTGCTTCAGATATCGTTCGTATCCGCTCCCTGAGTTTCCGGCAAGACGGTCAAATTCTTTCGGATGCGGCGTGATAATACATCCCTGAGGCAACAGATCCAGGCCATTTTCATGTTGGGATAAAATATTCAAGGCATCAGCATCGAATACTAGTTTGTTTCTGATCGCAGAAGACCTGATTTTTTCCAGGTAGGTAATCAGAGCCTGGCGGGTTTCCTCATCCTGGCCTATTCCGGGACCAATGGCCATTGCAGAATAAATATCCACATCAGGGATACAGGATAATGCTTCAGGATGAGCATCTGTGGATACCAATGCTTCAGGAACGGATAACTGAATAATAAATCCCTCTTTTCCCGGCACATGAGCTGTTACCAGTCCTACCCCGCTTCGAAGGCAAGCCCTGACAGATAAAACAGCTGCTCCCATCATGGAATGACGACCTGCAACAATACATGCATGACCGTAATCCCCTTTGTGTGAAAATCTCTTCCGGGGAACCACCCATGAGGCAATATCGGATGCCTGTAAAACATAGTTTTTTGATGCCTGTTGTCCGATAATATCAGGAAGCAAACCGATATCAAGCACTTCCCATTTCCCCAAATAGCTATCGTTTTCCGAGAAGAAAAAGGATAATTTCGGTTGCTGGAAAGTCAATGTATGGTCTGCCCGGATAATATTTTCCGGATGGTTGTTCCGGTTATCCTCACAAAATAATCCTGAAGGGATATCGATAGATACGACCTTCGATGCTGTATGATTGATATGATCGACAATCCGGGCGGCCAGCCCGTCCAATGGCCTTGAAAGGCCCACACCGAATAATGCATCGATCACCAGAAAGCCGGCTGTGATCTCCGGCATCCGGTCCATGGTAAGTACCTCAGGTCGTATTCCTCGTAAACGTCCGAAATTTACAGCTGCATCCTCCGATATCCGGGAAGGCTCCGTCAGCAGATACACCCTAACCTGGTATTTTCGCTGATAAAGTTGCCGTGCAATAGCAAGACCATCCCCGCCATTATTGCCGGGACCTGCAAATACGACTATCTTCCATTGACGGTCGAAATTCCTTGTAATCCAATCGGTACAAGCCAAAGCTGCCCGTTCCATCAGATCAACAGACGTTACAGGCTCATGTTCAATGGTGTACCCATCAATGGTTTTTATTTCTTGTGCTGATAATATCTTCATCAAAGAATATTCAATTTCAAAAGACTAAATTAATTCAAATTCCCTGAAATTAAAACCTTCAGGTATTTTTTTATCTTTTTATCGATGGTTGGACAACGACAGGTTACCAGATATTTAATTCATTTTCATGTATCAAACTACCCAAGAAACAATCATAAGCACTCAGTGCTATTTATTATTTTCTTAAGTCGCATTGACCAAGTTGACTACGTTCAGAAAGTATAACATTAATTGTTTCATATTACATATATGCTTTCCTGTTTATATTTTTTGTTGAAAATTTCCATAATAATTTTATCTTTGTTGTACCATATAGGAACGACAGAAAACGTCTCTTTCTTTTATAGATAGAAAATAAATCACAGATATTTACTTATAAAAACAATACAAATGAAAACTGTAAGAATACAAAAATCCGGTTCATTCGAACAATTAAAAGTGGAAGATATCCCTGTTCCAGAAATCAATGATGACCAGGTATTGGTGAAAGTATACGCCGCCAGTGTAAATCATCTGGACATGTTGAAAGCATCGGGTGGAATCCCGGTAAAGTATCCGTGGATTCCCGGCCATGATTTTTCGGGTATTATTGAGAAAGTAGGAAAAAACGTGTTTTCCCTGCGGGTGGGAGAACCTGTTTACGGCAACTGCCCGGGTGGATCATATGCCGAATACCTTGCTGCCGATATCAATAAAGTGGTCATGAAGCCGGACAACCTGTCTTTTCCGGAAGCAGCCTCTGTACCTCATGTCGCAGAAACGGCATGGCAGGCGATACACCAACACGGACAGTTACGTAAAGGACAAAAAGTATTGATCCATGCAGCCGCAGGAGGTGTAGGTGCCTTTGCCGTACAATTCGCACGCATTATCGGTGCTACCATATACGGCACTGCCTCAGGGAAGGATATTGAATATGTAAAGTCATTGGGCGCAGATCAGGTGATTGATTTTAAAACCGCAGATTTCACCAGGGAATTTAAAGATATGGATCTTGTATTGTCCCTGGTAAGAGGCGATACGGAAGAAAAATCCTATACAGTACTGAAAGATGGTGGCCGCCTGGTGAGTACCGTCGGCATTGCTCATGAAGAAATAGCTAAAAAACATAACATTACGGCCATTGGTATGGTCATTCAACAATCGGCACAGGATCTCGAAGAGATCACAACGCTCATTAAAGACGGAAAGGTAAGAACCGATATTGCCCTAACCTACCCGTTGGATGAAGCCGCAACAAGCTGGAAGGTGTTATCAGGCGATCCTTCTTCTCCTAAAATCAGCCATGGAAAAATAGTACTGGAGATAGTCAGGATAAAAGAGTAAAGTTGTTTATTCATCACATTATCTTGAAATTTGAGTGGTCCGGGTTTTATGGAGACCTTGTTATCTTAAAATAAATTAGTATGAAATATCCATGAACAATACTGTTCACCCAACGTAATGAACAAAATTGGATATTACATGTGACCATTAAAAATTAAATTTTATTCACATGAAATTTATAACATCTGAAAAACTAACAATCGTGGGTGCTGCGGGCATGATAGGTTCTAATATGGCCCAATCAGCTATTCTCATGGGATTATCCTCTGATATATGCCTGTATGATACTTACACCAAAGGCCTGGAAGGAGTGGCTGAAGAGTTACTGCAATGCGGTTTTAAAGGCGTAAATATTACTTATACGGATGATATCAAAAAAGCCCTGCAGGGAAGCAAATACATTGTTACATCCGGCGGTGCTGCACGCAAAGAAGGAATGACACGTGAAGACCTTCTGAGAGGGAATGCTGAAATAGCCATCCAATTCGGTAAAGATGTGAAAAATTATTGCCCGGATGTAAAACACATTGTTGTTATTTTTAATCCTGCCGATATCACGGGTCTGTTGGTTTTATTGTATTCCGGATTACAACCATCGCAGGTAAGCACGCTCGCGGCCCTGGACAGTACGAGATTACGGAATGAACTGGCCAAACATTTCCGGATCGACCCGGATAAAATAGAAAACTGCAGGACCTATGGCGGACATGGTGAACAAATGGCTGTATTTTCGTCCACCACAACCGTCGATGGTAAATTATTGAATGAATTGATCGGAACCCCATCCCTTACAAAGGAACAATGGGAAGCGATCAAACAGAAAGTAATCCAGGGTGGGAAAACGATATTGGAACTCAGGGGACGGACTTCTTTCCAAAGTCCCTCATATTTATCCCTGGAAATGATCCGCGCCATAATGGGTGGAGAAAGTTTTGAATGGCCTGTCGGCACTTATGTGTCAAATAACGAATTTGATCATATCATGATGGCGATGGAAACCACATTAAATAAAAACGGAATTTCTTATAAGACAGTAAAAGGTACAAAAGAAGAACACGAAGAATTAAAAAAGAGTTATTCACACCTTTGTAACCTGAGGGATGAACTTATCGGATCTTCCATTGTTCCTCCTGTATCCGAATGGAGATCCATTAATCCAAACCTGTAAGAACAATACTGAACAAGCCCGGAATTCCGGGCTTATTTATTTATACTTAAACTTTACACTTCTATTGAAATTACTCATATTAAAAATAGTATATCTGTTGAAATTAAAATAACAGACCGTATGTAACAATTTCTACTGAATGACGTCTACCAAAAAACATCCGGACAATTTGGCCGGAACATATGTTTGAATATTTCTATTTTTATAATCAATAATGATGAAAAAATATATTCGTCTTTTCTCTCTTTTATTTATACTTTTATTATCTTACCATACCACGGCACAAGAGAGGATGCGACACCCCGACTCCGTTATATTCTCCAGGGAGCAACTAAGGGAAGATGCCAGGTTTATATTCAAAACCTTTGCGGAAGTACATCCTAATATTTATGCTTTATCTTCTTTTGAAGAACTGGAAAGAGCAAAGCGACTGATATTGAATCAAATAAACCGACCCATGAACCATCGCGAGTTCAATTCCATTATGGCGCGTCTAAATCACCTGCTGGATGGGCATACGTCAATCCCACTATTGATGTTCCGAGGCGAATCAGGTGATAGCCTACTTGCATTTCTTGATTCGGGAGGTAAACTATTCCCGGATGTACGTATTGAAGACAACAAAATATTCCTTAAGGAAAAATATGACGGATGGGAGGTAATGGCGATAAACAATATACCTGCCGAGAAAATCATGCAGGAAATGATCCCTTATTATTCCCTTGAATTTCCACCTTATGCATGGTTCAGATATGAGTTGGACCTGAACTATTATTTATTTCATGTCTTCCATATTAAAAGTCCTTTTAATGTTGATATAAAAAACAAAAAAGGAAAAGTAGAAAAGATCATATTACCCGGAATTGAATATGATAAAAAAAAGCATCAGAATCCTCCTTATCAATATTATATATATCCTGATGAAAGTATTGCATTACTGGAACTCAATACCTGTTCCATGTCGGAGAAAGTAATGAACGAATATTTTCAGTCGCTCCCTCCTTTTTTCGATTCCATTCAAAAAGCAGATATCCGGCATCTGTTCATAGATGTCAGTCGCAATAGCGGTGGCGGGGAAGATATATGGATGGAAAT
This region includes:
- a CDS encoding NAD(P)H-hydrate dehydratase; the protein is MKILSAQEIKTIDGYTIEHEPVTSVDLMERAALACTDWITRNFDRQWKIVVFAGPGNNGGDGLAIARQLYQRKYQVRVYLLTEPSRISEDAAVNFGRLRGIRPEVLTMDRMPEITAGFLVIDALFGVGLSRPLDGLAARIVDHINHTASKVVSIDIPSGLFCEDNRNNHPENIIRADHTLTFQQPKLSFFFSENDSYLGKWEVLDIGLLPDIIGQQASKNYVLQASDIASWVVPRKRFSHKGDYGHACIVAGRHSMMGAAVLSVRACLRSGVGLVTAHVPGKEGFIIQLSVPEALVSTDAHPEALSCIPDVDIYSAMAIGPGIGQDEETRQALITYLEKIRSSAIRNKLVFDADALNILSQHENGLDLLPQGCIITPHPKEFDRLAGNSGSGYERYLKQLEMARKYQIIVVLKGAYTTITTPEGHCFFNTTGNPGMATGGSGDVLTGIIVSLLAQGGTPVRAACAGVWIHGTAGDMAARENGDWSMIASDIVDFLGEAIRGITPAGNFKE
- a CDS encoding NADP-dependent oxidoreductase; the protein is MKTVRIQKSGSFEQLKVEDIPVPEINDDQVLVKVYAASVNHLDMLKASGGIPVKYPWIPGHDFSGIIEKVGKNVFSLRVGEPVYGNCPGGSYAEYLAADINKVVMKPDNLSFPEAASVPHVAETAWQAIHQHGQLRKGQKVLIHAAAGGVGAFAVQFARIIGATIYGTASGKDIEYVKSLGADQVIDFKTADFTREFKDMDLVLSLVRGDTEEKSYTVLKDGGRLVSTVGIAHEEIAKKHNITAIGMVIQQSAQDLEEITTLIKDGKVRTDIALTYPLDEAATSWKVLSGDPSSPKISHGKIVLEIVRIKE
- a CDS encoding malate dehydrogenase: MKFITSEKLTIVGAAGMIGSNMAQSAILMGLSSDICLYDTYTKGLEGVAEELLQCGFKGVNITYTDDIKKALQGSKYIVTSGGAARKEGMTREDLLRGNAEIAIQFGKDVKNYCPDVKHIVVIFNPADITGLLVLLYSGLQPSQVSTLAALDSTRLRNELAKHFRIDPDKIENCRTYGGHGEQMAVFSSTTTVDGKLLNELIGTPSLTKEQWEAIKQKVIQGGKTILELRGRTSFQSPSYLSLEMIRAIMGGESFEWPVGTYVSNNEFDHIMMAMETTLNKNGISYKTVKGTKEEHEELKKSYSHLCNLRDELIGSSIVPPVSEWRSINPNL
- a CDS encoding S41 family peptidase — encoded protein: MKKYIRLFSLLFILLLSYHTTAQERMRHPDSVIFSREQLREDARFIFKTFAEVHPNIYALSSFEELERAKRLILNQINRPMNHREFNSIMARLNHLLDGHTSIPLLMFRGESGDSLLAFLDSGGKLFPDVRIEDNKIFLKEKYDGWEVMAINNIPAEKIMQEMIPYYSLEFPPYAWFRYELDLNYYLFHVFHIKSPFNVDIKNKKGKVEKIILPGIEYDKKKHQNPPYQYYIYPDESIALLELNTCSMSEKVMNEYFQSLPPFFDSIQKADIRHLFIDVSRNSGGGEDIWMEIFKYIQHKVINLTSENATRMSQQYIDRMKDYYGSFEANVTQPGEVYISPLTKDFLIDKQHSGFYGNLYIIQGIRTYSAGNGLCQIVAQNDLGKLIGNTTGQPGKCYIYSLPFNTPNTKTLFHCSTRYSNRPLERPGITVTPDLYWPVDRRDFFPVKELQEMIKKLEKSASK